A region from the Wansuia hejianensis genome encodes:
- a CDS encoding deoxyribonuclease IV — MFKIGSHLSSSKGFLHMGKEALSIGANTFQFFTRNPRGSKAKEIDEKDVAAFREFAEENGIGVILAHAPYTLNACSKDEHTREFARMTMEDDLRRMEYLPGNYYNFHPGSHTGQGPEEGIRQISGLLNELLRPEQTTTVLLETMAGKGTEVGRSFEELRAILDGVELEGHVGVCLDTCHVYDAGYDIAGDLDRVLEEFDRVIGLDRLKAIHINDSKNPFASHKDRHEKIGEGSLGLQTFVNLINDPRVKELPFYLETPNDLEGYGREIQLLREQSR; from the coding sequence ATGTTTAAGATTGGAAGCCATTTATCGTCTTCAAAAGGATTTTTGCACATGGGGAAAGAAGCGCTCAGTATCGGAGCTAATACCTTTCAGTTTTTTACCAGGAATCCGCGGGGATCGAAGGCAAAGGAAATAGATGAAAAGGACGTGGCTGCGTTCAGGGAATTTGCGGAGGAGAATGGAATCGGGGTCATTCTTGCGCACGCGCCCTATACGCTGAATGCCTGTTCCAAAGATGAACACACGAGAGAATTTGCGCGTATGACCATGGAGGATGATCTTCGGAGAATGGAATATCTGCCTGGCAATTATTACAATTTTCATCCGGGGAGCCATACGGGGCAGGGTCCGGAAGAAGGCATCCGACAGATCAGCGGGTTGCTGAATGAACTGTTAAGGCCAGAGCAGACTACGACAGTCCTGCTGGAGACTATGGCAGGAAAAGGAACGGAGGTTGGCCGGAGCTTTGAAGAGCTGCGTGCGATACTGGACGGTGTGGAGCTGGAAGGGCATGTGGGCGTATGCCTGGATACTTGCCATGTATATGACGCGGGTTATGATATTGCGGGAGACTTAGACCGGGTCCTGGAAGAATTCGACAGGGTGATCGGCCTGGACAGACTGAAAGCGATACATATCAATGACAGTAAAAACCCCTTCGCGAGCCATAAAGACCGCCATGAAAAAATCGGGGAAGGCAGTCTGGGGCTTCAGACTTTTGTGAATCTGATCAATGATCCGAGGGTGAAGGAGCTGCCGTTTTACCTGGAGACGCCCAATGATCTGGAAGGCTATGGAAGAGAAATACAGCTTCTGCGGGAACAGAGCCGGTAG
- a CDS encoding ATP-binding protein — MKLKELNLKNFGKFHNQTIRLGEGLNLISGENESGKSTVHTFIRSMLFGMRKQRGRASRNDCYSRYEPWEEPAHYAGTLRFVSGGKDFRLTRNFYRNEVSEQLVCESDGECLSIEDGDLKMLLGGIGENIYDNTVSVGQLKSVTDEGLAIELKNYMANYQGSVDGTLDLQAAADHLKSKRKELEQRIRARREKQEVKKQELYSRMEYVQQECETLKENLKTAEEQLNQEIFHREIPHKEVKEALKESIEKSGHKWVRTAGISAIISFLTFLAVLLFLKVSSLIIRTGLAVSILALLCLVAYDLKHRKQSVIVEETDELSEKIQKLQWNVEYLQQEILGKQTDAENLEQEYQEFCLACGGRDSLEADLAGVNLALETLARLSADMQKKVGADLKNRMSEILFQITGGKYLSVSLDDDLKMGLYTKDYYVPLSQVSRGTMEQVYFALRMAVTDILCAEEPLPVLLDDVFVMYDDRRLGQVLRWLGALGRQVLVFTCQGREEQLLLRLQIPFHKITLGQEAKNTGE, encoded by the coding sequence ATGAAATTAAAAGAGTTAAACCTGAAGAATTTCGGAAAATTCCATAATCAGACCATCCGGCTGGGAGAAGGGCTGAACCTGATCTCCGGAGAGAACGAGAGCGGTAAATCTACCGTACATACATTCATCAGAAGTATGCTGTTCGGGATGAGGAAGCAGAGAGGAAGGGCCTCCAGGAATGATTGCTACAGCCGCTATGAGCCATGGGAAGAGCCGGCACACTATGCGGGGACCCTCCGGTTTGTCAGCGGAGGGAAGGATTTCCGGCTGACGAGGAATTTCTACCGGAACGAGGTGTCGGAACAACTGGTGTGTGAATCTGACGGCGAGTGTCTGTCCATAGAGGACGGAGATTTGAAGATGCTGCTGGGCGGAATCGGCGAAAATATTTATGATAACACGGTTTCTGTGGGACAGCTGAAGAGTGTGACGGATGAAGGACTGGCCATTGAGCTGAAAAATTATATGGCCAATTATCAGGGAAGCGTGGACGGGACGCTGGATCTTCAGGCCGCGGCAGACCATCTGAAGAGCAAGAGGAAAGAGCTGGAGCAGAGAATCAGGGCCAGACGGGAAAAACAGGAGGTTAAGAAGCAGGAGCTGTATTCCAGAATGGAATATGTGCAGCAGGAATGTGAAACGCTGAAGGAAAACCTGAAGACGGCAGAGGAGCAGTTGAACCAGGAGATCTTCCACAGGGAAATCCCTCACAAAGAGGTGAAGGAAGCGCTGAAGGAGTCCATTGAGAAATCAGGCCATAAGTGGGTCAGGACCGCGGGAATTTCTGCAATTATTTCATTTCTGACGTTTTTGGCGGTTCTGCTGTTCCTTAAGGTTTCGTCATTGATCATCCGGACGGGCCTGGCTGTATCTATCCTGGCGCTGCTGTGCCTGGTAGCCTATGACCTGAAGCACAGGAAACAGTCTGTCATTGTGGAAGAGACGGATGAACTCAGTGAGAAAATCCAAAAACTTCAATGGAATGTGGAATATCTTCAGCAGGAAATATTGGGTAAACAGACAGACGCGGAGAATCTTGAGCAGGAATACCAGGAGTTTTGTCTTGCCTGCGGCGGCAGGGACAGTCTGGAAGCGGACCTGGCCGGCGTCAACCTGGCGCTGGAAACCCTCGCCCGGCTCTCGGCAGACATGCAGAAAAAGGTCGGCGCAGACCTGAAGAACAGAATGTCAGAGATCCTTTTTCAGATCACGGGAGGAAAATATCTGTCCGTATCTCTCGACGATGATTTGAAGATGGGACTTTATACGAAGGATTATTATGTGCCTCTTTCACAGGTGAGCAGGGGGACCATGGAACAGGTTTATTTCGCCCTGCGTATGGCGGTTACGGATATCCTCTGTGCGGAAGAGCCGCTGCCGGTGCTGCTGGATGACGTCTTTGTCATGTATGATGACCGCCGCCTGGGGCAGGTACTGAGATGGCTGGGAGCGCTGGGACGGCAGGTGCTGGTATTTACCTGTCAGGGGAGGGAAGAACAGCTATTGCTGCGGCTTCAGATCCCTTTTCATAAAATCACGCTGGGGCAGGAAGCGAAAAATACGGGAGAATAA
- the asnS gene encoding asparagine--tRNA ligase encodes MEHLTTVREIYRDRECFLGKEVQVGGWVRSVRDSKSFGFLVLHDGSFFETLQIVYEDKIDNFAEISRLNVGASVLVRGTLVLTPQAKQPFEIQAEEIRVEGASAPDYPLQKKRHSLEYLRTISHLRPRTNTFQAVFRVRSLTAYAIHRFFQERGFVYVHTPLITGSDCEGAGEMFQVTTLDLNDPPRTGDGAVDYSQDFFRKMTNLTVSGQLNGETFAQAFRKIYTFGPTFRAENSNTTRHAAEFWMIEPEVAFADLEDNMELAEAMLKYVIRYVLEEAPEEMNFFHTLIDRGLLERLNHVVNSEFGRVTYTEAVRLLEEHNDEFEYKVAWGCDLQTEHERCLTEKIFRRPVFVTDYPKEIKAFYMKQNPDGKTVAAMDCLVPGIGEIIGGSQREENYEKLLKRMEELGLEEKDYEFYLDLRKYGTTRHAGFGLGFERCIMYLTGMGNIRDVIPFPRTVNNCEL; translated from the coding sequence ATGGAGCATTTGACGACGGTACGGGAAATTTACAGGGACAGGGAATGTTTTCTTGGGAAAGAGGTTCAGGTTGGCGGCTGGGTCCGCAGCGTTCGGGATTCTAAAAGCTTTGGATTTCTTGTATTACATGACGGATCGTTTTTTGAGACTCTTCAGATTGTATATGAAGATAAAATAGATAATTTCGCGGAGATTTCCAGACTGAATGTGGGAGCTTCTGTGCTGGTCAGGGGGACTCTGGTGCTGACGCCGCAGGCGAAGCAGCCTTTTGAGATCCAGGCGGAGGAAATTCGAGTGGAAGGGGCTTCGGCTCCTGATTATCCCCTTCAGAAAAAGCGCCATTCGCTGGAATATCTGAGGACGATTTCTCATCTCAGGCCCAGAACGAATACTTTTCAGGCGGTTTTCCGCGTGCGGTCGCTGACAGCGTATGCCATCCACCGTTTTTTCCAGGAACGGGGGTTTGTCTATGTTCACACTCCGCTGATTACGGGGAGTGATTGTGAAGGGGCGGGAGAAATGTTTCAGGTGACCACGCTGGATCTGAATGATCCTCCGCGCACAGGCGACGGGGCGGTGGATTATTCTCAGGATTTTTTCAGGAAGATGACGAATCTGACTGTCAGCGGGCAGCTGAATGGGGAGACATTTGCCCAGGCTTTCCGGAAGATCTATACCTTTGGCCCCACATTCCGGGCGGAGAATTCCAATACCACCCGCCATGCGGCGGAGTTCTGGATGATTGAGCCGGAGGTGGCTTTCGCGGACCTGGAGGATAATATGGAGCTGGCAGAAGCCATGTTGAAATATGTGATCCGCTATGTGCTGGAGGAAGCGCCGGAGGAGATGAATTTCTTTCATACGCTGATTGACCGCGGGCTTCTGGAACGGCTGAATCATGTGGTGAATTCTGAATTCGGCCGTGTGACGTATACGGAGGCGGTGCGTCTCCTGGAAGAGCATAATGATGAGTTTGAATATAAGGTAGCATGGGGCTGCGACCTGCAGACGGAGCATGAGCGCTGCCTGACGGAGAAAATCTTCCGGAGGCCGGTCTTTGTGACGGATTATCCGAAGGAAATTAAGGCATTCTATATGAAACAGAATCCGGATGGAAAAACGGTGGCGGCCATGGACTGTCTGGTTCCGGGCATCGGAGAGATTATTGGCGGGAGCCAGAGAGAAGAGAACTATGAAAAGCTTCTGAAGAGGATGGAAGAGTTGGGGCTTGAAGAGAAGGATTATGAATTTTATCTGGATCTGCGCAAATATGGGACCACCCGCCATGCGGGCTTCGGACTGGGCTTTGAGCGCTGTATTATGTATTTGACCGGAATGGGCAACATCCGGGATGTAATTCCCTTCCCCAGGACGGTTAACAACTGTGAGCTGTAG
- a CDS encoding metallophosphoesterase family protein, whose translation MKIIHTADIHLGASPDLGYPWSRKRKEDIWNTWKRLIERVRLEKADLLLVSGDLFHRQPLVRELKEVNYLFSTIPDTTVVLMAGNHDYIKKGSYYPEFPWNKNVIGLWNRECVRVSIPKKNVCVYGCSYYSREVTDDLYQNVRPSGREAFHILLAHGGDEKHSPVNRERLAEAGFQYAALGHIHKPQVLLKNRIAFSGALEPIDRNDTGPHGFMKVICTQEGTTAEFVPFASCSYLDLDFDVKEETTQFELEEWVHKAIRVAGEDNIYRVRLRGLRDVKTEFSARRLEQTGNVSEVVDETRPAYDFTELSQIYEGGLIGEYVDCFAGSEDPVEQKALFYGIEALLDAKREL comes from the coding sequence ATGAAAATTATTCATACGGCAGATATTCATCTGGGAGCTTCGCCGGATCTGGGATATCCCTGGAGCAGGAAGCGGAAGGAGGATATCTGGAATACATGGAAAAGGCTCATTGAAAGAGTGCGGCTGGAGAAAGCGGATCTCCTGCTGGTTTCGGGGGACCTGTTTCACCGTCAGCCGTTGGTGCGGGAGCTGAAGGAAGTGAATTATCTGTTTTCCACCATACCGGATACAACGGTGGTGCTGATGGCGGGAAATCACGATTATATTAAGAAGGGGTCTTATTATCCGGAATTTCCCTGGAATAAAAATGTGATCGGACTCTGGAACCGCGAATGTGTCCGGGTATCCATCCCGAAGAAAAATGTCTGTGTATACGGCTGCAGCTATTACAGCCGTGAGGTGACGGATGATCTCTATCAGAATGTCCGTCCGTCCGGGCGGGAGGCATTTCATATCCTTCTGGCCCATGGCGGGGACGAAAAGCACAGCCCTGTGAACAGGGAGAGGCTGGCGGAGGCAGGATTTCAGTATGCCGCGCTGGGGCATATCCATAAGCCCCAGGTTCTTTTGAAAAACAGAATTGCATTCTCGGGGGCGCTGGAGCCAATTGACAGGAATGATACCGGCCCGCATGGATTCATGAAGGTGATCTGCACGCAGGAAGGGACAACGGCAGAATTTGTGCCGTTTGCGTCCTGCTCGTATCTGGACCTGGATTTTGACGTGAAAGAAGAAACCACACAGTTTGAACTGGAAGAGTGGGTTCATAAGGCCATCAGGGTGGCTGGGGAGGACAACATCTACCGTGTGAGGCTTCGCGGGCTGAGGGACGTGAAAACAGAGTTTTCTGCCAGAAGACTGGAACAGACCGGAAATGTGTCAGAGGTGGTGGATGAGACGCGCCCCGCCTATGATTTTACAGAATTGTCTCAGATCTATGAGGGCGGGCTCATTGGGGAATATGTGGATTGTTTTGCGGGAAGTGAAGATCCGGTGGAGCAGAAAGCTCTGTTTTACGGGATTGAAGCCCTGCTGGATGCGAAGAGGGAGCTATGA